In Bufo gargarizans isolate SCDJY-AF-19 chromosome 6, ASM1485885v1, whole genome shotgun sequence, a single genomic region encodes these proteins:
- the LOC122941218 gene encoding keratin, type I cytoskeletal 13-like has translation MAYHSSSTSYRASTGSVAGGRGVGSRNSVSFSKYGSSAAGGKFGGNAGCYQGTDFGSGNLGSGFDGGYAADAGFGSGVGFSGGSGYGGGAGYGGGAGYGGGAGFGGGAGFGGGAGFGGAAGSFGGGFNQGGFGEGLLSGNEKMTMQNLNDRLSNYLDKVRALEDSNAELEKKIREWYDKQSPIKKEADYSQYYKIIEDLRAKILAAHIDNNKVILAIDNTRLTIDDFRIKYENELALRQSVEADINGLRRVLDELTLARADLESQIESLTEELAYLKKNHEEEMKGLQGQVSGNVNVEMNAAPGIDLSKILADMRADYEKLANKYQKEAEERFVAQTKELQVQVVTGSQEVQTSKSEITNLKHTLQSLEIELQSQLSMKAALESSLAETEGRYCAQLSQLQEVIAKVQCELQEIRSQLELQSSEYKMLLDVKTRLEQEIAKYRELLDSQDGKIPVTGGYSSTTSTTTTSTTRVR, from the exons ATGGCTTATCATTCTTCATCAACTTCTTACAGGGCATCAACTGGGTCTGTAGCCGGTGGAAGGGGAGTTGGCTCAAGGAATTCTGTTTCTTTTTCTAAATATGGTTCCAGTGCAGCAGGGGGAAAGTTTGGTGGAAATGCAGGTTGCTACCAGGGTACAGATTTTGGTTCTGGCAACTTAGGTTCTGGTTTTGATGGTGGCTATGCAGCAGATGCTGGGTTTGGTAGCGGAGTTGGCTTTAGTGGTGGTtctggctatggtggtggtgctggctatggtggtggtgctggctatggtggtggtgctggCTTCGGTGGTGGTGCTGGCTTCGGTGGTGGTGCTGGCTTCGGTGGTGCAGCTGGCAGCTTTGGCGGTGGCTTTAACCAAGGTGGATTTGGAGAGGGTCTTCTTTCCGGCAATGAGAAGATGACAATGCAGAACCTAAATGACCGTTTGTCAAACTATCTGGACAAAGTGCGCGCCTTGGAAGATTCTAATGCAGAACTGGAGAAAAAGATTCGGGAATGGTATGATAAGCAAAGTCCCATTAAAAAGGAAGCAGACTATAGCCAATACTATAAGATAATTGAAGATCTTCGTGCTAAG ATCCTTGCTGCCCATATTGATAATAACAAAGTGATCTTGGCCATCGATAACACAAGACTTACTATTGATGACTTCAGGATCAA GTATGAGAACGAGCTGGCTCTCCGCCAGAGCGTGGAAGCTGATATCAATGGTCTCCGCAGGGTTCTCGATGAACTAACCTTAGCCAGGGCTGACCTTGAGAGCCAGATTGAAAGCTTAACTGAAGAACTGGCCTACCTGAAGAAGAACCATGAGGAG GAGATGAAGGGACTGCAAGGCCAAGTCAGTGGAAATGTCAATGTGGAGATGAACGCTGCTCCTGGTATTGATCTGAGCAAGATCCTGGCTGACATGAGAGCTGATTATGAAAAATTGGCTAACAAATATCAAAAAGAAGCTGAAGAAAGGTTTGTGGCCCAG ACCAAGGAACTGCAAGTACAAGTTGTCACTGGAAGTCAAGAAGTCCAAACCTCTAAATCAGAAATCACAAACCTCAAACACACTCTACAGAGTCTGGAGATAGAGTTGCAGTCTCAACTCAGTATG AAAGCAGCTCTAGAGTCCTCCTTGGCAGAAACAGAAGGACGCTACTGCGCACAGTTGTCACAACTCCAGGAAGTCATAGCCAAGGTCCAGTGTGAGCTTCAAGAGATCAGGAGCCAGCTGGAACTTCAGAGCAGTGAATACAAGATGCTATTAGATGTGAAAACTCGCCTGGAACAAGAGATTGCCAAATACAGAGAGCTGCTGGATTCACAAGACGGCAA GATTCCTGTAACTGGTGGATATTCCTCAACTACAAGCACTACCACTACAT CTACCACAAGAGTCCGCTGA